In Colias croceus chromosome 8, ilColCroc2.1, a genomic segment contains:
- the LOC123693837 gene encoding myosin-2 essential light chain isoform X2, giving the protein MAGYSEDQLAEFQEAFQLFDSRGDGKIHVAQIGDALRALGQNPTESDVKKCTLHLKPDERISFEVFLPIYQAISKARSGDTANDFIEGLRHFDKDGNGFISSAELRHLLSTLGEKLSDDEVEQLLQGQEDSQGNINYENFVHLIMQG; this is encoded by the exons ATG gCTGGATATTCTGAGGATCAGTTGGCAG AGTTTCAAGAAGCCTTTCAGCTTTTTGATTCTCGTGGAGATGGAAAAATTCATGTGGCGCAGATTGGAGATGCCCTGAGAGCCCTCGGTCAGAACCCCACTGAGTCGGATGTCAAAAAGTGTACTCTCCACTTGAAACCTGATGAGAGAATTTCTTTTGAAGTGTTTCTGCCTATTTACCAG GCGATATCGAAAGCTCGAAGCGGCGACACGGCCAATGACTTCATCGAGGGCCTCAGGCACTTCGACAAGGACGGCAACGGCTTCATTTCGTCGGCGGAGCTGCGCCATCTGCTCTCCACCCTCGGGGAAAAGCTCAGTGACGACGAG GTGGAGCAGCTGCTGCAGGGGCAGGAGGACTCGCAGGGCAACATCAACTACGAGAACTTTGTGCATCTCATCATGCAGGGTTGA
- the LOC123693837 gene encoding myosin-2 essential light chain isoform X1, with protein sequence MFMYEPPTKLKLTSVEEFQEAFQLFDSRGDGKIHVAQIGDALRALGQNPTESDVKKCTLHLKPDERISFEVFLPIYQAISKARSGDTANDFIEGLRHFDKDGNGFISSAELRHLLSTLGEKLSDDEVEQLLQGQEDSQGNINYENFVHLIMQG encoded by the exons ATGTTTATGTACGAACCGCCCACCAAGCTCAAGCTAACATCTGTTGAAG AGTTTCAAGAAGCCTTTCAGCTTTTTGATTCTCGTGGAGATGGAAAAATTCATGTGGCGCAGATTGGAGATGCCCTGAGAGCCCTCGGTCAGAACCCCACTGAGTCGGATGTCAAAAAGTGTACTCTCCACTTGAAACCTGATGAGAGAATTTCTTTTGAAGTGTTTCTGCCTATTTACCAG GCGATATCGAAAGCTCGAAGCGGCGACACGGCCAATGACTTCATCGAGGGCCTCAGGCACTTCGACAAGGACGGCAACGGCTTCATTTCGTCGGCGGAGCTGCGCCATCTGCTCTCCACCCTCGGGGAAAAGCTCAGTGACGACGAG GTGGAGCAGCTGCTGCAGGGGCAGGAGGACTCGCAGGGCAACATCAACTACGAGAACTTTGTGCATCTCATCATGCAGGGTTGA